A genomic window from Salvelinus alpinus chromosome 10, SLU_Salpinus.1, whole genome shotgun sequence includes:
- the LOC139531536 gene encoding T-complex protein 1 subunit epsilon-like produces the protein MSAMGQLAFDEYGRPFIIIKDQDKKTRLSGLDALKSHIMAAKAVASTLRTSLGPNGLDKMMVDRDGEVTVTNDGATILSMMDVDHQIAKLMVELSKSQDDEIGDGTTGVVVLAGALLEEAEQLLDRGIHPIRISDGYDQAAKIAIAQLDKISETYPYDPSNTEPLIQTAMTTLGSKVINRCHRQMAEIAVNAVLTVADMNRKDVDFELIKMEGKVGGKLEDTQLIKGVIIDKEFSHPQMPKLLKDTKMAILTCPFEPPKPKTKHKLDVTCVEEYKALQKYEKDKFLEMIKQIKDTGANLAICQWGFDDEANHLLLQNELPAIRWVGGPEIELIAIATGGRIVPRFSELTAEKLGSAGVVKEICFGTTKDRMLVIEECKNSRAVTIFIRGGNKMIIEEAKRALHDALCVIRNLVRDNRIVYGGGASEIACALAVNQAADKCPSLEQYAMRAFADALEVIPMALAENSGLNSIQTMTEVRARQVTENNPALGIDCLHLNTNDMKQQHVIETLHGKKQQISLATQVVKMILKIDDIRSPGESED, from the exons ATGTCCGCTATGGGGCAGCTCGCGTTCGATGAGTATGGACGGCCGTTCATCATCATCAAAGATCAGGATAAGAAGACTCGGTTATCGGGCCTTGATGCACTGAAG TCTCACATCATGGCAGCAAAGGCGGTTGCCTCGACGCTGAGGACGTCACTAGGACCAAACG GCCTGGACAAGATGATGGTTGACAGGGATGGGGAGGTGACTGTCACCAACGACGGAGCCACCATCCTCAGCATGATGGATGTGGACCACCAGATCGCCAAGCTCATGGTGGAGCTCTCCAAGTCTCAGGACGACGAGATCGGAGACGGGACCACCGGAGTCGTTG tgctGGCTGGTGCTCTCCTGGAGGAGGCAGAACAGCTGCTGGACAGGGGCATCCACCCCATCCGTATCTCTGACGGTTACGACCAGGCCGCCAAGATCGCCATCGCGCAGCTGGACAAGATCAGCGAGACTTATCCTTACGACCCCAGCAACACAGAGCCACTCATCCAGACCGCCATGACCACGCTAGGTTCCAAAGT GATCAACCGCTGCCACAGACAGATGGCGGAGATCGCAGTGAACGCCGTCCTGACGGTGGCGGACATGAACCGTAAGGACGTGGACTTTGAGCTGATCAAGATGGAGGGGAAGGTGGGAGGCAAGCTGGAGGACACCCAGCTCATCAAGGGAGTCATCATAGACAAGGAGTTCAGCCATCCTCAGATGCCCAAG CTCCTCAAAGACACAAAGATGGCCATCCTGACCTGCCCGTTTGAGCCCCCTAAGCCCAAGACCAAGCACAAGCTGGATGTGACCTGTGTGGAGGAATACAAGGCCCTGCAGAAGTATGAGAAGGACAAGTTCCTGGAGATGATCAAACAG ATCAAGGATACTGGCGCTAACCTGGCCATCTGCCAGTGGGGCTTCGATGACGAGGCCAACCACCTGCTGCTGCAGAATGAGCTGCCCGCCATCCGCTGGGTCGGAGGACCTGAGATTGAG CTGATTGCCATAGCGACAGGAGGCCGCATCGTGCCACGGTTCTCTGAGCTGACTGCTGAGAAGCTGGGTTCAGCCGGCGTAGTCAAGGAGATCTGCTTCGGCACCACCAAGGACCGCATGCTGGTCATCGAGGAGTGCAAGAACTCCAGGGCAGTCACCATTTTCATCCGCGGAGGAAACAAGATG ATCATTGAGGAGGCTAAACGCGCACTGCATGACGCGCTGTGTGTCATCCGTAACCTGGTCAGGGACAACCGCATCGTGTACGGGGGCGGAGCCTCTGAGATTGCCTGTGCCCTCGCCGTCAACCAGGCCGCTGACAAG TGCCCGTCTCTGGAGCAGTATGCCATGCGGGCCTTTGCTGATGCCCTGGAGGTGATCCCCATGGCCCTGGCAGAGAACAGCGGGCTCAACTCCATCCAGACCATGACTGAGGTCCGCGCCAGGCAGGTCACCGAGAACAACCCAGCCCTGGGCATCGACTGTCTCCACCTCAACACCAACG ACATGAAGCAGCAGCATGTTATTGAGACTCTTCATGGGAAGAAGCAGCAGATCTCTCTGGCCACACAGGTAGTCAAAATGATCCTGAAGATAGATGACATCAGAAGCCCTGGAGAGTCAGAAGACTAG